The sequence tctctctctctctctctctctctctctctctctctctctctctctctctctctctctctctctctctctctctctctctctctctctctctctctctctctctctctctctctctctctctctctctctctctctctctctctctctctctctctctctctctctctctctctctctctctctctctctctctctctctctctctctctctctctctctctctctctctctctctctctctctctctctctctctctctctctctctctctctctctctctctctctctctctctctctctctctctctctctctctctctctctctctctctctctctctctctctctctctctctctctctctctctctctctctctctctctctctctctctctctctctctctctctctctctctctctctctctctctctctctctctctctctctctctctctctctctctctctctctctctctctctctctctctctctctctctctctctctctctctctctctctctctctctctctctctctctctctctctctctctctctctctctctctctctctctctctctctctctctctctctctctctctctctctctctctctctctctctctctctctctctctctctctctctctctctctctctctctctctctctctctctctctctctctctctctctctctctctctctctctctctctctctctctctctctctctctctctctctctctctctctctctctctctctctctctctctctctctctctctctctctctctctctctctctctctctctctctctctctctctctctctctctctctctctctctctctctctctctctctctctctctctctctctctctctctctctctctctctctctctctctctctctatatatatatatattatatatatatatattatatatatatatatagatatatatatatataatatatatatataatatatatatatatacatatatatatatatataatatatatatataatatatatatatatatatatgtatatatatatatattatatatatatatataatatatatatatatatatataatatatatatatataatatatatatatatatgtgtgtgtgtgtgtgtgtgtgtgtgtgtgtgtgtgtgtgtgtgtgtgtggtgtgtgtgttgtgtgtgtgtttgtgagtgtgtgtgtgtgttgtgaatatttatgtgttttgtttgtgtgtttgtgtgcaagatattatacgtatatattataatatatacacatagaataagtataattatatattatatattcatatagtatatatataaataaatataaatatattcatatttacatatactcaaCTCGAGCTGCATATTCTTTTAAAAACTCACTCAAAGTATCACTCCTCTGTTAGTAAAATCATTACTGATGTGCTCTAGTAAAAGTAAATATACCGAGCTATTAGTTTGAGTAATATGCTTATTTGCTTTCTATAAATCGTTAAACTCGAATGGCCTCAGGGGCTTAAACGCAGCATAGAATTCGAGAACCTTGCAGGATATATCCATTCCACTCGCAACAGTGACTCATAATGAGAGAGTCTGTACATAATAAAGCTTAACATTGCCATTGCGTTATACCCTGATGTATTGGTTTCCTTAATAGACCACTGTATAGAAAAGTGTACTTCAAAAATAGACAGTGTCATGAAAGGAAGAGCAATGTGGAAATTTTATATTtgatatagaaatgataaaaattaaactTTGCAAAGAAGGCATATGGGGTGGCGGGGACAATACATATGACTAGCtagtaaaagataaacaaaaaaatggaatgtCTGAACATAaaattatgctctctctctctctatatatatatatgtatatatagatagatagatagataaattattttgtaaaagtCTAGTAGTATagtcataaaacagtaaaaagtTACAGACTCGGGCAAAGTATAAAATgtgcatactcacgcacacacacacacagacacacacacacacacacacatacacacacacacactcacatacacacacacacacacacacacacacatatgtatacaaacacacacacatacacacatgcacacacacacacacacacacactcacacatacacacacacacacacacacgcacacacacacacacacacacacacatgcatatatatatatatatatatatatgtatatgtatatacatgtacatatacatatatatatattatatatatgatatatatatatatatgtatgtacatatgtatatttttgcttttgtagTATGGTAGACCCAGACAAAGTTCCAAATGCTTCATGGTACAACTCTTAATGAAAGAAGTTCAGGatttcgaagagagagagagagtgagaacaaagacagaggcagagagagataaagagagagagatagatagatagatagatagatagatagatagatagatagagagagagagagagagagagagagagagagagagagagagagagagagagagagcatgtcaATTCAATTGGAAAGAGTACTGATTTTTTTTGCACTAATTTGATTATCCAACACTGAAGTGATTATGGCTAATTAGGCTTTTTGTGAGGGAGTTACAATTAGGCTCAAAGACAGGCTCATTTATGCCTGAATTCATGCTGaccaagattttttcttttctatctttttttgtaATCAGAAACACACATTGAAGacctttttgtctttatttactaCTACGGTTTATTACTGTTTACTACTTTTTTTGTTTGGTTACCGACAAGTCTTTTGATTCTAAAATAATGGCAATATGGTAAAACTTATTATGGCAATATATTACAACCTATTATAGTAACACAGTTCAACCAATTACGAAAAGATAGTACAACCATAACCAGCAATATTTCAAAACAGATCTTCGCTAATCTTAAATCCACAACTGCCTTTGCAATACAGGAATTGGTGTCGTGTATATTATAAAAAACTAATATTCCCCAGTGTTCACAGGAATCCCAGTATTAGCCACACCAAATATCCACATTTGCGACCTTATagtctctgccccctcccccccctcccccctgaattatctgaaatgacgccccttgcaataatgatgatgatggtaatgatagtgaggattcTAACGACAAAATTAGAATATGAACGGTGCtgatgaatatgaagataatgatgctaatggtgatggtgatgatgatgatgatgatgatgatcacgatgatgataaggatgacgataacgatgatgatgatgattatgatgataatgatgatgataatattgatgatgatattatagaGACAATAGCTTTGGCGATAATGATACTATCTTCAccatcaaaataattatcataaaatcagTTACCATATATTACAGTCATTAAAGAAACTGACTTGCATAacccaattaagaaaaaaaaaaaaagattaatgtaATGAATATCGCTCAGTTTCCAAAAAAGAAATTAGCGTGTGCATAATCCATATCAAATGTTTAATAGTTTCCTTGTCCATTGCGCGATGTCATTAACTTATCAGCAGGAGATCATGTTCAAGGCTGTCATATTTTAGAGCTAATATTCCGCGGGATTACTGAtttacaaaagacacacacacatgcgcgcacacacacacacacacacacacacacacacacacacacatacatagataagcTCTAGATAGCTAAGATATTATTAACTCAGAAATACAATATGAGTTAGCGACAAATAGTTcataatagaatgatgatgatgatgatgatgatgatgatgatgataataataatagtaataataatgataataataaaattactgatgatgataaaaatgataacaataataataacaacaacaacaacaccaataatgacaatattaataatgataatgaatatagggCATGAATAAGTAAATTTGCAGGTAAGGCAAACAAAGGTCCGTAAATAGGTCATATGTTagttatatataagtaatattattcGATGAATATATGATAACGCggagttatctatttatttaagaaGTAAATATACCACAATAATGATTTCATTGTATTTGTGCTTTATCTATcaagaaatagatagaaggaaTGAAAGATCTTACTCCCATAATACAAGAAGTGTCTGTGTCTAAAtggcttcatttttctttttttttattcttctttttctatttgttttcgtATATTCAGTAAAATTGAAATGTCTGACTTGTCCAGAATAGCTGCTTTGTTCCGGCTGCTGACATTGATCATCTTGGGAATTcaggacttttttttcttctttatttgcgaACTTGATCCGAGCAGTCGGACGCTTGTTTACCATGTTTTTGTTATCAGTcataagaactttttttttttagacttgaaaaaaaatatctgggTATATCAAAAATGTATTCTTTTCATatctataatgatataaaattctATACCTATATGTTTTAATGTATTTTACCTTTTTACTACTTATATACAATACTTTCATTGGAATTTTCTCCCTCCaacattttattctttcttcccaAAAGAGACTCAGCGACAATTCCAGAGTGCCATGTGAGTTGCCAGTTATCTCTTTTCAGTCTGGGTGTCATTAGGGCgcacttttcttttgttctgaattcctttcctctcttcatgtacatccaccaaagcctccctttcactgaagtggCAATTGATTCtattttggagtttgtcgcatgcaaagtaaaaatctgGCTGCTTTTTGCTTTAGAGAGTCTGCCACACAACATTAatattaggtgattttaatgctcatcatgcGTTATGGGGTTCCTtacgggcggatggtagaggtgagcaagcagtaagttgattaatgaattagatttggtccttctgaacgatagcagtccgacgcgggtggacgaaaATACTAGGGCTTTGAACTTTAATGATATATCTCTGGTCTCTTCAACAATAGCAGCAATAGTActtgtggcacaccattgacgactcgttgggaagcgatcactttcctatatgtattaaatattcatgcggcACAAAacgaacgccttcagcacctaaatttaatgtCGAAAAGAGTAGGCTGGGTCATCAAGCTTGAATTAGATGCAGCAAtcatatccattcctaaaacttcgacagattgCATTAAGCACAGGGGTCCATGATGGATACCAGGCGCGGCGTAAACGCAATATGGCCTACAGGCtttcaaaaaataacaaaaataaagagagcttttgcaattacaaacgcAAGAGCTGTTCTATGAACAACTAGACAAGCAAAAAGACTCTTGGCTGAACTTTATCTCTTATATTAACAGCAACGCCACAATATCACCGGTGTactgtcaataaaataaacaaggaaaaaacatatttgaaaattaataatattcaCGAAGGAACGAATTTCGATTCACTTATACACTTCGCCAGAGGAGATGACTTGGATTAAAACCAAGGCCTAAttatggatgagcttgtccgagcccgtGAAGCCTGTagagcagtggttcccaaccttttgcagcttgttacccaatttagcatgccacattaagcatgttacccctttcacaaaatgttgtcaacatttatatatatatggctaaactaaaacactagagataatttcttttatttattgtattagtacATTTTGCATCTCTAATGACTTACCAAAGATGTCAAGAGCATCAGTGAGATGGTTGGAGTTGCATATTTGAAGCTAGTTGAGGAATTCTTGGCTTCGTGGTTGAAAGTGCCAGCCTGGCATCGTTTGCAACATTCAAGCGagtcctcttttttgttttcatccccAGCACAGTTGAGAACCCCTTCTCGCACAGATACGTTGTTGAGAATGATACCAACAACGTCAAGGCTCTCTTGGACAGAGTTGGCGAGTCGGCTAGTCGTGAAATCCAAAAGGAATCTGCATTTTGGTTTTGGAATTCGATTTTCAAGGCTTCATTGGCTCGCATTGTGATCCACTCCTCATTTGCAggaaatcatcatcatgaatGGCCTCATCAGGTACAGAGAAGGGATGAATGATCCACTGAAGACTGGCTGTTTCTTGGTCACTCTCTGGAAAGTAGTGATGCATGCTTGTTTCAAGCCCCTTCAAATGGTCGCTCATCTCTTTGTTGATGGTCTGTAGAAGAGATCCAGTATCATGACTATTCTCCTCAATAAACTGGTCTAGGGTGGGGAACTGGGCGATCACTCCTTTCTCCAAGCGCCGAATCCAGAGTCTCAGTTTCGCCAGAAATGCAGCCACAGTGTGACGGGCATCAATGACAGTCGTGTTTCGGCCCTGGAGTTGCAGATTACCACTGTTCAGCTCCGCAAATATGTCAGCCAAGTAACAAAGTCGAGCAAGCCACTCCTTATCAGTGAACTTGGTAGCGAAAGGAGATCCTTTTTGTTCCAGAAATTCCTGAATAGCCTTTCGGAGCTCAATGACACGATGTACAACCTTGTCTCGTGACAACCAGCGAACATCGGTGTGGTAAAGCAGAACTTGATACTGTTCTCCCATTTCCTTGCACAGCTCCTTGAATATGCGCGAATTCACATCCCTGGACTTGATGAAGTTGACGATTTTCAACACATCTTCAAACACTAACTTCAGATTACCAGGCAGGCTTTTCGATCCAAGAGAGTACCGATGAATGATGCAATGATCTACAGAAATTTCTGGATTGACAGCTTGCATGAGGCCCCGTAATCCACGATGACCACCCATCATCGCCGGTGCTCCATCGACGGAGACctggattaaaaagaaaaattattatagATTGCGTCAGTTAGTCATTGTTACTTATCTTTTGCGTTATAATTATAtggtattaatttaattattttggtACTTTAGTTTTTCAGTACGACGCACGATGTTTTTTGTATTAATCATGCATATGACTGTATATAACGATATGCCATGTAATTCATTGTATTTATACTAATTTGGACTTTATATAAACATCGCTCCCTACCTGTTGAACGCTGTTCCAATCCAATCCATTCTTGGTAAAGAAACTGTTGATGATATTGAAGACATCTTCTCCCTTCGTGGTTGTCAGCAGATTATCGCACAATAGGAACTCTTCTTTGATCCTGTCCTGGTGGACGTAACGGACGAACCCAAGGAGAACAGCACAATGGGCTATGTCACACGATTCATCAAATTGCAAGGAGAATTTGCTATATGAGCTTTCTTTGATCTCTGTTATAACTTAGGACAAGATATCTGATGCCATGTCATCGATTCGTCTGTGGATGGTGTTGTTTGATAAAGATATGACACTCAGTTTCTTCGCTTGCTCCTCCCCACATACCTTGCTTACCATCTCGTATGCACAAGGCATAATCAGATTCTCTGCAATGGTGTGGCATTTCTGTTGTTCGGCAACTTTATATGCAACAAAGTAGGATGCTTCGACTGCAGCTTGGCGCTGAAAATAAGCCGATCCTCTCCACCGGATGGTAAATTCACAAAGCCATGGCGAAGAAAGGCGTCAGAGTAGGTTCGCTTTTTGGACATTTTATTGTTCAatctgaagaaaaataaaaaaaatggataaaaaagtgAACACTGAGAacttattatttagtttttcatGGTATTCTAGATAACATTAGAAGAGCTTATTGAGCATAGGAATGATGTAActgtgttaaaaataaaaaaataaaaattctgcactcacacactcaaatacacagttACACTAAAACACTAAATTACACTTCCATACACAACTCGAATATCACAAGCCAAATCCGCAACACCAAAACCTCAGTGCACCACTACTGAAAACATCAACGCAACACCTATTCAACACAATATCCGTGAATACACTGCAAAACGCATGGCAGCTAACACAAGTTCAATgatgcaagcacacacgcatacattcgcCAGGCTGCATGTATCATGCTTGTCAGCACAAGAGCATCTTGTAGCGCGAGACTATAGTGAACGTACGCAGCCTCGCATACTCCGCTAATGCTAGCAAAACCATTGAAAACGTAAGAACCACGCATACAttatacaaaattaataacaCAAACTCACAGTAACAGTGGGTAAATACTAAGTATAATCTGCACAGGgcagtacacatacataccagCTCATGTCCACCTCGGCTGATGCTCACAGAAAAACTGGCAGTGTGAAATAGAGGCAGACTCGGGCAGTGAGTGACGAGTACTGGACTCGTCGATGAGTCATCGGGGTTACTGAGTGACTTGTGTCCTGAAGCATACTTGTGAAAATACTTTTCGGTTACCACACacttagctatatattttttcttttctaatactgtatgttattttttttatatttattgttatttggtttagctttgttacttacttataataggtttactttacaacttaaaatactaaaactaagttaacattaatcctaataccaatgcttacttgattttcagaattcttaacatttttctgccaaccctccattacccccgaaaaattgctaaattacccccaggggataatttacccccaggttgggaaccaatgTGTAGAGGAACGTTCCCATGATGCCACgattaagttgctagaaatgtactatgaaatttggaaaagccagacTTTTCCAAACTAATGgaacttcgcccacatcatttccACATTAAGAGGAAGAAGTTCCAGATCCACCATCTCCTCAGTTGCATTGGCAAGTTGCCTGTGCAatgtcatggaacgaattgttaacagtaggctattgcatttatTTGAATAACAGTAATTGATGAACAGtgtggcttccgaaagggacgccaaactcgcgatcaactagtaaaactggacagttaCATTTAAGAGGCAATTGCTAAAAAGCACTTTTTGATttcaatatttttagatatagaaaaagcctacggcatgacatggcgatatgacctactcagaaaactttatgcttttggattctGTGGGAACCTGCCTtgatttattcaaaatttcatttctgatagAACTTCccctgtcaaattgttttctgacaatgtcactttttcgaacgtgtttgtccaggcaaacggggtcccacaaggaagtgctTGTTACCAACATTATTTCTTTAATGATATAAGTAAGATTCCCCTCGAAATCTTACTTACTGTACACCGATGATTGTGCATCATGGCATTCCATGATGCATGGCTCGGCATCGAACTCAATActaaaaggtttggatgctgtgtaGAATGCTTGTTTATAATGTGTCCTttagccctgaaatgtactcggatcgaccGCCTTGTGTACCTACCCatcgactcagacgcggccagttagcactgacctatgccgcaaaggtggctcgagacctgaACCATCCAAATGGCAATCGaagcattaggccctttgccaagggactccacgacctcgtcgagagagtcggtatagatctccctaccatcgataccctggttcagtcaaacagcgccatgggaaaccccaaatttttccatcatggaaggtAGGT is a genomic window of Penaeus chinensis breed Huanghai No. 1 chromosome 23, ASM1920278v2, whole genome shotgun sequence containing:
- the LOC125037676 gene encoding zinc finger BED domain-containing protein 5-like produces the protein MPHHCRESDYALCIRDGKQEIKESSYSKFSLQFDESCDIAHCAVLLGFVRYVHQDRIKEEFLLCDNLLTTTKGEDVFNIINSFFTKNGLDWNSVQQVSVDGAPAMMGGHRGLRGLMQAVNPEISVDHCIIHRYSLGSKSLPGNLKLVFEDVLKIVNFIKSRDVNSRIFKELCKEMGEQYQVLLYHTDVRWLSRDKVVHRVIELRKAIQEFLEQKGSPFATKFTDKEWLARLCYLADIFAELNSGNLQLQGRNTTVIDARHTVAAFLAKLRLWIRRLEKGVIAQFPTLDQFIEENSHDTGSLLQTINKEMSDHLKGLETSMHHYFPESDQETASLQWIIHPFSVPDEAIHDDDFLRLANSVQESLDVVGIILNNVSVREGVLNCAGDENKKEDSLECCKRCQAGTFNHEAKNSSTSFKYATPTISLMLLTSLYTGDIVALLLI